In the genome of Candidatus Moraniibacteriota bacterium, one region contains:
- the rpsT gene encoding 30S ribosomal protein S20 — protein MPIKDSAKKYMRVTAKKTERNKVAKGVFKSAIKKTREAVKAKDIETAQKELKLAIKSLDKASEKNIIKKNTAARKKSRLNALVKKAALEK, from the coding sequence ATGCCGATTAAGGATTCCGCCAAGAAATACATGCGCGTCACCGCCAAGAAGACCGAGCGAAATAAAGTCGCCAAGGGTGTTTTCAAGAGCGCCATCAAGAAGACGCGCGAAGCGGTCAAAGCGAAAGACATCGAAACCGCACAAAAGGAGCTCAAACTCGCTATCAAGAGCCTCGACAAAGCAAGTGAAAAGAATATCATCAAGAAAAACACCGCCGCGCGCAAAAAGTCTCGCCTCAACGCGCTCGTGAAAAAAGCAGCTTTGGAAAAGTAA
- a CDS encoding VCBS repeat-containing protein gives MRQDALYGIWNARRGKSVAWCFRMGVLVLSCILGNVMNVYSAKADFSFDETVIDSDFAGDVKGIGDVNGDGFPDVVIGGLQMNWYEYPSWTKHTIASAAIEFTTDMQLADIDGDGDLDIVTGDGNGTNNVIWLENPLPSGDPTATWTVHVVGAHGDWIHDVQVADMDRDGKLDIVTRKTSTRIFFQDTPTLWTERDISSTVADSGEGMGSGDVDNDGDIDLVVNGAWVETPTAARTGTFVKHTIAFGYGTEVTGAVADVNADTRPDILMINQHSRGKFAWYAGPIDPISGTWTEHVIDSNMGSHKLEVGDMDGDGALDVVTGLELQELSIYESDGGSVPTFTKTILSTSGTHNQCIGDIGNDGDLDIFGANYLGHPPVSLWENHASDPLPVNQWTYKQITDGHSQTFGLGFGDIDGDGRRDIISGQYWYRNPGGDMLGTWTQSISLPSGMEAILFGDVDDDSLSDVIAQKTEGSSLALYWLEATDASASSWNSVYIGDAPAASHVLGAQGYRLADVRSGGKPEIVVSSGDGIWYFEVPANPAVDSWTKVHVSSNPSDEGFGVADMDDDGDLDIAAGTGDTKLVEWYRNPGDGSADWQSFTIGDMNEAVYPDRFAAVDLNGDNRRDIIGTEENGLASGAETFWWEAPVDPTSPNWIRHLIATQGSTNSMDVDDIDQDGDMDILLGEHKGSLTTSIWQNDGSGNFTEQVVGAGKESHLGTRAIDLDDDGDADIVSIAYDAPQYIHLWRNDAIVAGGTAVSDTTPPTLSNIASSNITATGAIITWTTNEPSDSQVEYGTTISYGQSTILDTTLVTNHSVTLSGLSANTTYHYRVKSKDASGNMTMSGDEVVVTTNQSPSQAGLVAAYNFDEGIGTTAQDASGNSITGTLTNGVSWTTSGKNGNALQFDGVDDFVNLGHPSALSLSNFTFSAWVYPVSLSGDRDIITKVSSSSSEYHFQETGGQLQVGFSNGSGSWYYLNASAQSMPLNAWSHVAALFDDTGNTFSLYVNGNVVGTQSVSASILAGTDDVHIGMGWSGQSWNGKIDDVRIYNRALSGSEISSDMNTPVGGTVEDTTPPIRSNGAPTGTLSETTTDATLSLSTDESATCKYSTVSGTSYAAMIDTFQTTGTINHSTAISGLSSGSYVYFVRCEDAIGNQNTDDFAIAFDIAAPDTADPTVTITAPTNGATVTGTVSLSVNASDDRGVDHVNFLVDESLNATDVSSPYSISIDTTLLADGQHTFLARAFDAALNMAEDNITVTVENTDTTVPSVPQNLSATAVSTMSIDLAWSASSDNIGVAGYRIFRNGSEIGTTTSLSASDTGLVPATRYSYAISSYDAQGNESALSSTVSVTTLTPDTTPPTLSNIASSNITATGAIITWTTNEPSDSQVEYGTTISYGQSTILDTTLVTNHSVTLSGLSANTTYHYRVKSKDASGNMTMSGDEVVVTSLANDVLAYWNFDETSGTTAADSSGQGNAATLVNGPTWVAGKFGNSVKLDGSNDYLSAGNISALNNAQAITIVGWFKDSNKNGNRVIFGKSVDATHDFNVNTYSGILYWELGNGSDVAAEWTGYASSVTQNQWYHAAFVFDGTASGNANRMKVYINGAGQSLNFYGTVPSSTANLSSSMLRLGSDTVVPGYWKGGMDELRIYSRALSEGEIQTLMTQN, from the coding sequence ATGCGTCAAGATGCTCTGTATGGAATTTGGAATGCACGAAGAGGAAAATCTGTTGCGTGGTGTTTTCGAATGGGAGTCTTGGTGCTTTCGTGTATTCTGGGGAATGTGATGAATGTTTATTCGGCGAAAGCCGATTTTTCTTTTGATGAAACCGTTATTGATAGCGATTTTGCAGGAGATGTAAAAGGAATTGGCGATGTAAACGGTGATGGATTTCCGGATGTGGTTATTGGCGGACTGCAAATGAATTGGTATGAGTACCCGTCATGGACAAAACACACCATTGCTTCAGCTGCTATTGAATTTACGACGGATATGCAACTGGCTGATATCGATGGTGATGGGGATCTTGACATTGTAACTGGCGATGGAAATGGAACGAATAATGTCATTTGGCTTGAAAACCCTCTTCCGTCCGGCGATCCAACTGCCACATGGACCGTTCATGTGGTTGGTGCACATGGCGATTGGATTCATGATGTTCAAGTAGCAGACATGGATCGTGATGGAAAACTTGATATTGTGACGAGAAAGACGTCCACTCGTATTTTTTTTCAAGACACTCCAACTTTGTGGACCGAGCGGGACATTTCTTCGACAGTGGCTGATAGCGGTGAGGGTATGGGTTCGGGAGATGTTGATAATGATGGTGATATCGACCTTGTTGTAAATGGCGCGTGGGTGGAGACACCAACAGCAGCTCGGACGGGAACATTTGTAAAGCATACGATAGCATTCGGCTATGGCACGGAAGTGACAGGAGCGGTTGCGGATGTGAATGCCGATACGCGCCCGGATATTCTCATGATCAACCAGCATTCGCGCGGGAAGTTTGCTTGGTATGCGGGACCAATTGATCCGATTTCGGGAACATGGACAGAGCATGTGATTGATTCCAATATGGGGAGTCATAAGCTCGAAGTGGGGGATATGGATGGTGATGGTGCTCTTGATGTGGTAACTGGCCTCGAACTTCAAGAGCTTTCCATATATGAAAGCGATGGTGGATCGGTACCGACATTTACGAAGACAATTCTTTCAACATCCGGTACACATAATCAATGTATCGGCGATATCGGGAATGACGGCGATCTGGATATTTTCGGTGCAAATTATTTAGGACACCCGCCTGTTTCACTGTGGGAGAATCATGCTTCGGATCCGCTTCCTGTAAACCAATGGACCTATAAACAGATAACGGATGGACATAGTCAAACATTTGGACTGGGCTTTGGCGATATTGACGGTGATGGAAGGAGGGATATCATATCCGGACAATATTGGTATCGGAATCCAGGCGGAGATATGTTGGGTACGTGGACTCAGTCGATATCGCTGCCATCCGGAATGGAGGCGATATTGTTCGGGGATGTGGATGATGACTCGCTGTCTGATGTGATTGCTCAAAAAACGGAGGGATCTTCATTGGCACTCTATTGGCTGGAAGCAACGGATGCCTCGGCGTCATCGTGGAATAGCGTGTATATTGGTGATGCTCCCGCGGCGAGTCACGTCCTTGGCGCGCAAGGGTATCGTCTAGCTGATGTGCGAAGCGGTGGCAAACCGGAGATAGTGGTTTCGAGCGGTGATGGCATTTGGTATTTTGAAGTGCCGGCAAACCCCGCTGTCGATTCGTGGACGAAGGTGCATGTGAGTAGTAATCCTTCCGATGAAGGATTCGGGGTAGCAGATATGGATGATGATGGCGATCTTGATATCGCTGCGGGAACGGGTGATACGAAACTGGTAGAGTGGTATCGGAATCCGGGTGATGGCTCTGCGGACTGGCAGTCATTTACTATCGGGGATATGAATGAAGCAGTATATCCGGATCGATTTGCTGCTGTTGATCTGAACGGAGATAATCGCCGGGACATTATTGGAACAGAAGAGAATGGTCTCGCATCTGGAGCGGAGACATTTTGGTGGGAAGCGCCGGTCGATCCTACATCACCGAATTGGATACGGCATCTTATTGCAACACAAGGAAGTACGAACTCCATGGATGTGGATGACATTGACCAGGATGGCGATATGGATATTCTTCTTGGGGAACACAAGGGATCTTTAACGACGAGCATTTGGCAAAATGACGGATCGGGGAATTTTACTGAGCAAGTTGTGGGCGCCGGAAAGGAATCGCATCTTGGTACGCGCGCAATTGACCTTGATGATGATGGTGATGCGGATATCGTAAGCATTGCCTATGATGCGCCGCAGTACATTCACCTCTGGCGAAATGATGCGATAGTGGCAGGGGGGACCGCAGTATCCGACACCACTCCTCCCACGCTCTCCAATATCGCCTCTTCGAACATAACCGCAACCGGAGCAATCATAACCTGGACTACCAACGAACCTTCCGATTCTCAAGTCGAATACGGCACCACAATAAGCTATGGACAAAGCACGATACTCGATACTACTCTCGTGACCAATCATAGTGTCACTCTTTCCGGTCTTTCCGCAAATACAACGTACCACTATCGCGTGAAGTCAAAAGACGCTTCCGGAAACATGACAATGTCGGGAGATGAGGTGGTGGTGACGACTAATCAATCTCCGTCGCAGGCCGGACTTGTTGCGGCGTACAACTTTGATGAAGGGATTGGAACAACAGCGCAGGATGCGAGTGGCAATAGCATTACCGGCACATTGACCAATGGTGTTTCTTGGACGACAAGTGGGAAAAACGGAAACGCACTTCAGTTTGACGGTGTTGATGATTTTGTAAATCTTGGGCATCCGAGCGCTTTGTCATTATCAAACTTTACCTTTTCGGCCTGGGTGTATCCGGTGAGTCTTTCCGGCGATCGAGATATTATTACCAAGGTCAGTAGTTCGTCTTCGGAGTATCATTTCCAGGAGACTGGTGGTCAATTGCAAGTCGGATTTTCCAATGGATCCGGATCATGGTATTACCTCAATGCCTCTGCTCAATCTATGCCGCTTAATGCATGGAGTCACGTTGCTGCTCTGTTTGACGATACCGGGAATACGTTCTCTCTCTATGTCAATGGAAATGTAGTGGGAACGCAATCAGTATCGGCATCGATCCTTGCTGGAACGGATGATGTTCATATCGGTATGGGGTGGAGTGGGCAGTCATGGAACGGAAAAATTGACGATGTGCGTATTTACAATCGGGCGCTTTCGGGGAGTGAAATATCAAGCGATATGAATACGCCGGTTGGCGGAACGGTTGAAGATACGACACCGCCAATCCGTTCGAATGGAGCGCCAACCGGAACGCTTTCGGAGACAACTACCGATGCGACCCTGAGTCTTTCAACAGATGAATCGGCGACCTGTAAGTACAGCACGGTTTCCGGAACATCATACGCCGCAATGATTGATACTTTCCAAACAACGGGGACAATCAACCATTCAACGGCCATTTCCGGACTGTCGAGCGGATCATATGTCTATTTTGTTCGATGTGAAGATGCGATCGGAAATCAGAATACGGATGACTTTGCGATTGCATTTGATATCGCTGCTCCCGATACGGCCGATCCGACAGTAACGATAACAGCTCCGACGAATGGGGCGACTGTTACGGGAACGGTTTCTCTCTCAGTAAATGCCTCGGATGATCGCGGAGTGGATCATGTCAACTTTCTCGTCGATGAATCACTGAATGCAACCGATGTATCGAGTCCGTATTCGATATCGATTGATACAACATTGCTTGCCGATGGGCAGCATACGTTTTTGGCGCGAGCATTCGATGCTGCTCTCAATATGGCGGAAGACAATATAACGGTGACAGTGGAAAACACTGATACGACAGTACCTAGTGTTCCTCAGAATCTTTCAGCGACAGCGGTCTCGACAATGAGTATCGACCTTGCTTGGTCGGCATCGTCCGACAATATTGGTGTTGCCGGTTATAGAATTTTCCGCAATGGCAGCGAGATCGGAACAACGACGTCGTTGAGTGCGAGTGATACGGGTCTTGTTCCGGCAACACGGTACTCGTATGCAATCTCATCCTACGATGCGCAGGGAAACGAGTCGGCGCTTTCGAGTACCGTCTCGGTTACGACGCTCACTCCCGACACCACTCCTCCCACGCTCTCCAATATCGCCTCTTCGAACATAACCGCAACCGGAGCAATCATAACCTGGACTACCAACGAACCTTCCGATTCTCAAGTCGAATACGGCACCACAATAAGCTATGGACAAAGCACGATACTCGATACTACTCTCGTGACCAATCATAGTGTCACTCTTTCCGGTCTTTCCGCAAATACAACGTACCACTATCGTGTGAAGTCAAAAGACGCTTCCGGAAACATGACAATGTCGGGAGATGAGGTGGTGGTGACATCACTTGCTAATGATGTTCTGGCATACTGGAATTTTGATGAAACATCCGGTACAACAGCAGCGGATTCCTCAGGTCAGGGGAACGCGGCAACGCTGGTGAATGGTCCAACATGGGTGGCTGGGAAGTTTGGAAACAGTGTCAAATTGGATGGAAGCAATGACTATTTGAGCGCCGGCAATATCTCAGCGCTCAATAACGCTCAAGCAATTACTATTGTCGGGTGGTTCAAAGACAGTAATAAGAATGGAAATAGGGTTATCTTTGGGAAATCTGTTGATGCAACACACGACTTCAATGTGAATACGTATAGCGGAATCCTGTATTGGGAATTGGGGAATGGAAGTGATGTTGCGGCGGAATGGACCGGATACGCTTCTTCGGTAACGCAAAACCAATGGTATCATGCAGCCTTTGTTTTTGATGGGACAGCTTCCGGAAATGCCAATCGGATGAAGGTGTATATAAATGGTGCAGGTCAATCGTTAAATTTCTATGGAACCGTCCCGAGTTCAACGGCAAACCTATCGAGTAGCATGCTTCGACTCGGTTCTGACACAGTTGTTCCCGGATACTGGAAGGGAGGTATGGATGAACTGCGCATATATAGTCGAGCACTGTCGGAGGGTGAGATTCAGACGCTTATGACGCAGAACTAA
- the rpsT gene encoding 30S ribosomal protein S20 — MPIKDSAKKYMRVTAKKTERNKVAKGVFKSAIKKTREAVKAKDIETAQKELKLAIKSLDKASEKNIIKKNTAARKKSRLNALVKKAVMEK, encoded by the coding sequence ATGCCGATTAAGGATTCCGCCAAGAAATACATGCGCGTCACCGCCAAGAAGACCGAGCGAAATAAAGTCGCCAAGGGTGTTTTCAAGAGCGCCATCAAGAAGACGCGCGAAGCGGTCAAAGCGAAAGACATCGAAACCGCACAAAAGGAGCTCAAACTCGCTATCAAGAGCCTCGACAAAGCAAGTGAAAAGAATATCATCAAGAAAAACACCGCCGCGCGCAAAAAGTCTCGCCTCAACGCGCTCGTGAAGAAGGCGGTGATGGAGAAATAG
- the ruvA gene encoding Holliday junction branch migration protein RuvA gives MIALLEGNVVALRHDSAVVQTGGVGYKVYLTPYALGKIAGVASVRLHIYTNVREDAITLYGFLDEGELAMFELLISVNGVGPKMALGILSVAEPASIRAAVVGKDISILTRISGIGKRTAERILLDLENKVGTLTAEGLKGATEESEVIEALNSMGYSPGEVREAMKLIAPGATRVEEKISELLKVLGKKR, from the coding sequence ATGATTGCTTTACTGGAAGGAAATGTTGTTGCTCTGCGTCATGATTCTGCGGTGGTGCAGACGGGGGGTGTGGGTTATAAGGTGTATCTTACGCCGTACGCATTGGGCAAGATTGCCGGAGTGGCGTCAGTTCGTCTGCATATATATACCAATGTCCGCGAAGACGCTATTACGCTCTACGGCTTTTTGGATGAAGGGGAGCTCGCGATGTTTGAGCTTCTCATATCGGTGAATGGTGTCGGTCCCAAGATGGCGCTTGGGATTTTGTCGGTTGCCGAACCGGCGTCGATTCGGGCGGCGGTTGTCGGGAAAGATATCTCCATATTGACAAGGATTTCCGGCATTGGAAAACGCACGGCAGAGCGCATCTTGCTCGACCTTGAGAATAAAGTGGGAACACTCACGGCAGAGGGGCTCAAAGGCGCGACGGAGGAGAGCGAAGTGATCGAGGCGCTTAATTCGATGGGCTATTCGCCGGGAGAGGTTCGAGAGGCGATGAAACTGATTGCTCCGGGAGCGACTCGTGTTGAAGAAAAAATCAGCGAACTCCTCAAGGTGCTTGGGAAAAAACGGTAG
- a CDS encoding UDP-N-acetylmuramoyl-L-alanyl-D-glutamate--2,6-diaminopimelate ligase, with protein sequence MMRTFLKRLFPQSLKNIYHLSGAAMAGVFFGFPGRKLRVIGVTGTDGKTTTVQCIGAIIRESGKKAAIASTINFRIGEREWVNTSKFTTLSGWKVQKFLREAVSAGCEYAVLEVSSHALDQGRVFGVPFEVAVITNVTREHLDYHGTMEEYRRAKRRLFDRAKVGVVNLDMEDSEEFLATPPPKHVTYSRVDASADVLAEDISATLEGSAFRISETEFCLALPGLFNIENALAAVAAMVSCDISYEIAARALSHVRGVPGRMEHVANDRGITVLIDYAVTPNALENLYALVSSIRTSREKKVIAVFGACGDRDRGKRPLMGEIVSSNADIIILTNEDPYTEDPGRIVREIQSGIVNKILGKNLFVIMDRREAIAKALDLAVPGDMVLVTGKGAEEFMAVGSRRIPWNDKRVIESILQGMNDNEV encoded by the coding sequence ATGATGAGGACCTTTTTGAAGAGGCTTTTTCCGCAATCGTTGAAGAATATCTATCATCTTTCAGGTGCTGCGATGGCGGGTGTTTTCTTCGGGTTTCCGGGGCGGAAATTGCGAGTGATTGGGGTAACAGGGACGGACGGAAAGACAACCACAGTCCAGTGTATCGGCGCCATTATTCGCGAGTCAGGAAAGAAGGCAGCGATTGCGTCGACAATCAACTTCCGTATCGGAGAGCGGGAATGGGTGAATACATCGAAATTCACGACACTTTCCGGCTGGAAGGTGCAGAAGTTTTTGCGCGAGGCGGTTTCTGCCGGATGTGAGTATGCTGTGCTCGAGGTGTCGTCACATGCTCTTGATCAGGGGAGGGTATTTGGCGTGCCGTTCGAGGTGGCGGTTATTACCAATGTGACGCGCGAGCACCTCGATTATCACGGGACCATGGAGGAATATCGCCGGGCAAAGCGCCGGCTTTTTGATCGAGCGAAGGTCGGCGTGGTGAATCTCGATATGGAAGACTCCGAGGAATTTCTGGCAACGCCTCCGCCCAAACACGTGACATACAGCAGAGTAGACGCTTCGGCGGATGTCTTGGCAGAAGATATCTCCGCAACGCTCGAAGGGTCGGCATTCCGTATCAGCGAGACAGAATTCTGTCTGGCGCTTCCGGGACTATTTAACATCGAGAATGCGCTTGCGGCAGTTGCTGCAATGGTGTCGTGCGATATTTCCTATGAAATTGCCGCACGCGCCTTGTCTCATGTCCGAGGTGTTCCGGGGCGCATGGAACATGTGGCAAATGATCGGGGTATTACGGTTTTAATTGACTATGCGGTGACACCGAATGCATTGGAGAATCTCTATGCTCTTGTTTCAAGCATAAGAACGTCACGAGAAAAGAAAGTTATCGCTGTTTTTGGCGCCTGTGGCGATCGTGATCGAGGAAAACGGCCTCTTATGGGAGAAATCGTTTCATCGAACGCCGATATCATCATATTGACCAATGAGGATCCGTATACGGAAGATCCCGGCAGAATTGTTCGTGAGATACAGTCGGGAATTGTGAACAAGATCCTTGGGAAAAATCTTTTTGTGATCATGGATCGGCGGGAGGCGATTGCAAAAGCTCTTGATCTGGCTGTTCCGGGCGATATGGTGCTGGTGACAGGAAAGGGCGCCGAGGAATTCATGGCAGTCGGCAGTCGTCGGATTCCTTGGAATGACAAACGGGTTATTGAAAGTATCTTGCAAGGGATGAATGACAATGAAGTGTAG
- a CDS encoding peptidoglycan bridge formation glycyltransferase FemA/FemB family protein translates to MDISEQTRWLNAKCPDGGLLQSEEWRRLNDREGFVTRHFESDELWANGIEYALPIAGKYWYLPRGPVLELPISDSQQRCWRDILQEAQKNALGWIRMELKNEEELSRVGEWSKEFSMRKAPHDMQPREILVADISGSEEDLFANMKSKTRYNIRIAERHGVEVFSGRDEGMLCEFLRINQEMARRNRISTHADQHYRMLLDSFPSDQIELLIAKHGGRYLAAMLVVFFGDTATYLHGASSDDERGLMAPYLLQWRAIEMARRRGCVRYDFGGVDTAGFAPSLSGVTRFKQGFARNVNAIRYPGSYDIVLIPSRYSLYKAMSMSKYIVNKAKRVLTKQ, encoded by the coding sequence ATGGACATATCGGAGCAAACACGGTGGCTCAACGCGAAGTGTCCCGATGGCGGACTTCTTCAGTCGGAGGAGTGGCGACGGCTCAATGATCGAGAGGGCTTTGTTACAAGACACTTTGAAAGCGATGAGTTGTGGGCGAATGGTATCGAGTACGCGCTTCCGATAGCGGGGAAGTATTGGTATCTGCCGCGCGGACCCGTCCTTGAATTGCCGATATCTGATTCTCAGCAAAGATGCTGGCGGGATATTCTCCAAGAGGCGCAGAAAAATGCCTTGGGCTGGATACGAATGGAGCTGAAAAATGAGGAGGAACTCAGCCGTGTCGGCGAATGGTCAAAAGAATTTTCCATGAGGAAGGCGCCTCACGATATGCAACCGAGAGAGATTTTGGTTGCGGATATTTCGGGCAGTGAAGAGGATCTTTTCGCCAATATGAAATCAAAGACGCGGTACAATATCCGGATTGCCGAGAGGCATGGGGTCGAAGTTTTTTCCGGTCGGGACGAAGGTATGCTCTGTGAATTTCTCCGCATAAATCAAGAGATGGCTCGACGGAATCGGATTTCGACGCATGCTGACCAGCATTACCGGATGCTTCTGGATTCTTTCCCGAGTGATCAAATCGAGTTACTTATAGCAAAGCATGGAGGGCGTTATCTTGCGGCGATGTTGGTAGTATTTTTCGGAGATACGGCGACCTATTTGCATGGCGCTTCGAGTGACGATGAACGCGGTCTTATGGCGCCGTATCTTTTGCAGTGGCGCGCGATAGAAATGGCACGGCGTCGCGGGTGCGTGCGCTATGACTTTGGCGGTGTCGACACGGCGGGTTTTGCGCCGAGTCTTTCGGGTGTTACGCGATTCAAGCAAGGATTTGCAAGAAATGTCAACGCTATCCGGTATCCTGGAAGCTATGATATAGTGCTTATACCAAGCAGATATAGCCTGTATAAGGCGATGAGTATGTCAAAATATATTGTCAATAAAGCAAAACGTGTCTTGACAAAACAATAA